Proteins encoded together in one Bradyrhizobium sp. PSBB068 window:
- a CDS encoding SDR family oxidoreductase — protein sequence MKIDLSGKTALVTGSTAGIGNAIAKGLAATGAEVVVNGRGQAKVDAAIAAIAKAVPGAKVRGIAADVSTAAGCKALLAALPDVDILVNNAGIFEPKGFFDIPDEDWSRFFEVNVMSGVRLSRGYMQGMLKRNWGRIVFISSESGLNIPTEMIHYGTTKTAQLAIARGLAELTKGTAVTVNSVLPGPTMSEGVETFVKDLAKQNGQSVEEAASNFVKQHRPTSLLQRFASTEEIANLVVYVCSKQASATNGAALRAEGGIVQTIA from the coding sequence ATGAAAATCGACCTTTCCGGAAAGACTGCGCTGGTGACCGGCTCGACCGCGGGCATCGGCAACGCCATCGCCAAGGGGCTGGCCGCGACCGGCGCCGAGGTCGTGGTCAACGGCCGCGGTCAGGCCAAGGTCGATGCAGCGATTGCTGCGATCGCCAAGGCGGTGCCGGGCGCCAAGGTGCGCGGCATCGCCGCCGACGTCTCGACCGCGGCCGGCTGCAAGGCGCTGCTCGCGGCGCTGCCGGACGTCGACATCCTCGTCAACAATGCCGGCATCTTCGAGCCGAAGGGCTTCTTCGACATTCCCGATGAGGATTGGAGCCGCTTCTTCGAGGTCAATGTGATGTCGGGCGTGCGGCTGTCGCGCGGCTACATGCAGGGCATGCTGAAGCGCAACTGGGGCCGCATCGTCTTCATCTCCTCGGAATCCGGCCTCAACATCCCGACCGAGATGATCCATTACGGCACCACCAAGACCGCGCAGCTTGCGATCGCGCGGGGGCTCGCCGAGCTCACCAAGGGCACCGCAGTGACCGTCAACTCCGTGCTGCCGGGACCGACCATGTCCGAGGGCGTCGAGACCTTCGTCAAGGATCTCGCCAAGCAGAACGGCCAGTCGGTCGAGGAGGCGGCCTCCAATTTCGTCAAGCAGCACCGGCCGACCTCGCTGCTGCAGCGCTTTGCCAGCACCGAGGAGATCGCCAATCTCGTGGTCTATGTCTGCTCGAAGCAGGCCTCCGCCACCAACGGCGCCGCGCTGCGCGCCGAGGGTGGTATCGTCCAAACGATCGCGTGA